The following DNA comes from Schistocerca piceifrons isolate TAMUIC-IGC-003096 chromosome 3, iqSchPice1.1, whole genome shotgun sequence.
gccttgcaaggttgcaacccactcccgattagtctgacctgccgtacgttttgtacgaaagaaggtataccgtttagcaactacattgactgattctttgaaatatgcatctaatgcagacaaaatttcgtcgtaggacagagctgctacgtcacatcggggaaataatttgactatcacacggtatgtgtgcaccccgacggaggacaataaaaaaggctgccgctcgttaccttgaattctgtaggaggcgagatggaatccaaattggcgtgaccactccgtcccgctttccagtgcagcatcaaaaggacaaaaagttggtgcaactgcgtgttgtggctgcgttagcggtggagcggcggctgccacatcgtattgcattgcacgttgaccctggatgagctgtccaagggcatccagtaaggcctgcgtctgctgattctgtaagcgataaaattcggacagtacatctggagatggtggcgaagccatttcacaagtaaatcagggcagtatagttacgaacgcggtgttgcctcatcgccaatgttgtgggttggcaggagagccaacactgtattattagaggaagccaaaaggcacgcgttttagctcacgcaggctggcgtgaggtctggaacaggacaaggaaattagactttagaaaaacggatgtagctggtggaattaatgatgagcgtcgctcttgactgtacatgactcagtatcaatagtaactggtaatggcgccttgctaggtcgtagcaaatgacgtagctgaaggctatgctaactatcgtctcggcaaatgagagcgtattttgtcagtgaaccatcgctagcaaagtcggttgtacaactggggcgagtgctaggaagtctctctagacctgccgtgtggcggcgctcggtctgcaatcactgatagtggtgacacgcgggtccgacgtatactaacggaccgcggccgatttaaaggctaccacctagcaagtgtggtgtctgatggTGACACCACATACTCGGTATCCACACGTTTGCAAATGAGAGTAGATACTGCGTTTTACCACCATGTCCACGGATCGAACACCACTATACACGTGTAAACGATGTTGAGTGGACCAGCATTCCTGGCTGTATATTCCGTATGTTCCCAACCGGAAGCAGGATGGTCTTGAGGAAACTGTCATCAGTTTTGGGTGGATGGTAAAACACCCAGCATTCGTATATTCCATCTCCACGCTTGTCGGAATAGCCAAGCTATTAGAACCATCGTAATAGTAAAAGGGACTTGCTGTCTGTGGTGCAAAAGAAGGCTGTCCACCTGAAGTGGATCTAGAAACTTGACATCAGACACATACGATTCAGAATAGAAGTAAGCCATATGAACATGTTCCGAAGTTATCTTGAACGTGTCTACAAGCTAATCATGAATTTCCAATGAACCTGGCGGACTTGTCAAAACTAAAACTGATGGTACTTGTACGTGGAATTTTCCTGGGTGCCATGGACCACATCACGGCGCAAGGCAACGCCACCTCAAAATTGATTCACAAACATGAGAGGGAGAAACAACGATGCAGAGCGCACAAGGACTCTTACGACATTAAAGGAAGCTCTCGCAGCTCTGCAATAGAGACATAACCAGTGGAACCTACTGGCCCGACGCGCGAAGCGGGAATGTGCCCCTAGACCACCAGGCCTGACATAATGTAATGCTGTGTGACGAACCTTGTGCCAAACATACATATCTCCCTGACTGGTTGGAATTAAGCAGCAAAATCCTGGCAGTAacattattttggtaattttatGTTTCAGACTCCGAGCGAAGGCAGCTATGTCTGAATGCGTTCCGACGCATTTGGCTGTTTGAGGAAGATGACGACCGCCGCTCAGTAGCTGCGATGGACAGCGATAAGGAGAGAACAGATGGTGCAGAAGAGGAAGACGACGACAAAAAGCAGAAGAGCGTGGAGGCAGGGGCGCCATCTGCCGGTGGAGCGGCTGTCCGCAAGGAAGACGCTGTAGCGGTCAAGAAAGAATCCTCCGCGAAGGAACAGAAACCGGGCGGTGGTCGCGCGCCACCTCCGGTTCGGCTGCGGGTGAGCGCCCAGAAGCCCAAGGACCTGCCGCTGAAAGAGGCAGCGCCGACGCCGTCCGCCGAGCGTGGCGGAGAGCAGGTGGAGAAGACCAAAGCCAGCAGGCCGACACAGAGGGATCCAGCGAAGGCGGTGATGAAGCCGGGGAGGAGCGCGGAGCAGAGCGACACGCGTGCGGCGTCCAAGTCGCCGTGCAGGAAGAGAGAGACTTCACCCAGGTTGACCACTAGGAAGGAGCCGTCGCCGAAGAGGGTCACGGCCGAGCCAAAGTCTCCCCTCTCGCAGAGGCGGGCAGAAGCGAGTGCGAGGCACGGGGCTTGTCAGGAAGCTGCCACCGGGAGGGATGAAGGGCGCGGCGCCAGGTCGCCACGCGACGACAAAGCCAGCACGCCATCTCCTGGTGGCTCGCCCAAGAGACTCCAGCAGACATCTGGTTCGAGGAGAACGAGCGGAGCCGGCCCTGATGCCAGACGCTCGGAGGAACAGCTGAAAGTGTCGCCTCAGCGGAAAGCCAGGTCTCCAACAGAGATGAAAACTGCGAGCCCTTCTTCCCGGGGCTCTCCCGGCACGAAAAAAAAGATCACGTCGCCAAGACAGGGAGAAACCTCTCCAAAGCGAGTGCCAAAGTCGAAGACCAGTTCATATCGTCAGAAGGACAGAGAATCATCGGAGAGCCTCCAAGAGGAGCATGTTAAGGAAGCCGTGCCTAAAACCAAGTGTAGGCCACCCGAAGATGTCGGCGCTCCTAAGATCTCAGAAGATGCTTCTGATTACAGCAAACAGGAAGCAAAGACGACCGATTCTGGAGGGAGTTCCGAAGCGGGTAAATCAGAGGATCACAGTTCTAAACCAACAGTACGTCAGACAATGTTTACAGCAGAACATCGACATGATCAACCAACGCTACAAACGAACGGAAATGGCAACGTACCACTTGCTAGAGAAAGTACTGCAAGACCGCAGTTCGAGAGAGAGCCACAACATATCAGCGAGACAAACCAGCAACGAAAGGATGATGGAAATACTGCAAAAACGACAGAAACTAAAGAGACTCCGAAGGTGAACAGCGTTCCGGAGCAGAGTCCAAGCTTTCATGAGCAGAGTCACCCAGAATATGGCAAGAAGACACAAAACATGGCCGAGACGTCTCTCTCCGAAATAAAACTATCTTCCGATAAACGCCCAGCATCTATCTGTGTTAGTGGCGAGATAGGAGGCAACGCTTCTGCTGGGGAAACTGAATTGTCTACAAAAGAAGCACTCACTTTGCGAAATAACGCGATACAGACATATTTCAGTGATCCACAGAATCAGTCAGATAAACTACAAAGTGTTACAGGAGCCTCTCATCCAGACGATACCAAAGAAGATGTAACAGAAGAGGAGTGTAACACCAGCGAACTGTTGACCTTGGAGAGGAAGAAAAAGGATGAGAAGAACAGCACGATTAAAGGATTACCTGAGGCACGAAATGCTAATCAGCCAGAAAATATGCACAAACCGACAGTCACTAGCGGCCTGAGGAGATCCGAGAGCGAAAAATGCCCGTCTGAGAAGAAAAAGAGAGTACACTCCGACAGCAGTGTGAGAAACAAGAGAGACAAATCTGCAGGCAGAATATTTGAAGAAACAGAGGAAAAGAGAAAGACCAAGAACAAATCTGAAAAAACACAGGAGGACAAATTTCATGTCGACTCGCTCCACGAAAAACTCTTGCAAGGAGAAGGAACTATAAGGAAAATAGCAAAAGCGGACACGATGAAGAGTGACATAAATTTGTCCTCTCCCACTCGGAAGACGTTAAGAACAAAGATACCAGATGGGTACCAGGAACTGGTTAATAAAGAGAAAGTAAGAGATGAGAAACTTCAGAGACTGGAGAATCGCAATGTTTTTCCCGACAATGATGCGAAATGCTTCAGTAAGCTTACAAACAAACATCTAAAGAATGTGAACGGAGCGAATATTACGTTAACGTCTTCTCCTCAAAATAAATACTCCGCAACCGATGAACCTCGAATTAATCATTTAAATGGTCAAGAACAGCCACAGAAACTTGATACACATGGACAAGCTCAGATTTCAAGGGCTAAGGAAGCACAGGTGGAAGATGAATCTTCTGGATGTGGGGGACTTCAAGGGAGAAAATGTCCAGTTTATTTTGGTGTCAAAAGCTATCTGCATCAGTTCTATGACTCAGATCCGTCAGGACTACAATCATACGAAGCTTACTTAGAGGTACATAACTATTTTCCAGTTCATGTAATTTCTTCTGGTCTAATCCCCTAATTAGCAACCCAGTACAGTTTTGTAGCATGTTTTCTGCTTCTAGAGGTTACTGCAAGCAGCACACAAATAACATAAACAATACTGTTTGTTTACTCTCGCCATTACGTATGTCATAGTGAAA
Coding sequences within:
- the LOC124790031 gene encoding nucleolar protein dao-5-like; this translates as MDSDKERTDGAEEEDDDKKQKSVEAGAPSAGGAAVRKEDAVAVKKESSAKEQKPGGGRAPPPVRLRVSAQKPKDLPLKEAAPTPSAERGGEQVEKTKASRPTQRDPAKAVMKPGRSAEQSDTRAASKSPCRKRETSPRLTTRKEPSPKRVTAEPKSPLSQRRAEASARHGACQEAATGRDEGRGARSPRDDKASTPSPGGSPKRLQQTSGSRRTSGAGPDARRSEEQLKVSPQRKARSPTEMKTASPSSRGSPGTKKKITSPRQGETSPKRVPKSKTSSYRQKDRESSESLQEEHVKEAVPKTKCRPPEDVGAPKISEDASDYSKQEAKTTDSGGSSEAGKSEDHSSKPTVRQTMFTAEHRHDQPTLQTNGNGNVPLARESTARPQFEREPQHISETNQQRKDDGNTAKTTETKETPKVNSVPEQSPSFHEQSHPEYGKKTQNMAETSLSEIKLSSDKRPASICVSGEIGGNASAGETELSTKEALTLRNNAIQTYFSDPQNQSDKLQSVTGASHPDDTKEDVTEEECNTSELLTLERKKKDEKNSTIKGLPEARNANQPENMHKPTVTSGLRRSESEKCPSEKKKRVHSDSSVRNKRDKSAGRIFEETEEKRKTKNKSEKTQEDKFHVDSLHEKLLQGEGTIRKIAKADTMKSDINLSSPTRKTLRTKIPDGYQELVNKEKVRDEKLQRLENRNVFPDNDAKCFSKLTNKHLKNVNGANITLTSSPQNKYSATDEPRINHLNGQEQPQKLDTHGQAQISRAKEAQVEDESSGCGGLQGRKCPVYFGVKSYLHQFYDSDPSGLQSYEAYLEDEDDFEYMVDPAKRRKSCCSQGLWFRAGIWGGANLLLIGMIAMLVGHLTPPRQVVLETGYDLEVLDRTAIAFNHRLELCRLVGLGVFCCGGMVLLITLLVSTIKHAQREPTIPAAPLVEPFEASPSATKIPITERIKPVQPSIWPQSATVRDGSLVVQMP